The sequence AATTTGATGAGCACTTCACTGGCAGCAGGCTTGGGCGTTTCAACCTCTGAAAAGACGAGGGGCGAGTGAGCGGCATGAAGCACGGCAGCTTTCATGATGTAATGGGATAAGATTTAAGAGGAAAAATCAACAGCAAAAGCCGATACAAAGAAAGAAAAAGTGGCTAGACGGAAGACTGACAAAATGTGCACGACTATGTTTCGCCGTAAAATTCAATTTTGTATGCTGTGGCTTTCAAGCCTGTTCTTGCAGCAAGTTCCTCGAGCAAAGAAGCGTCAAAAGGCAGCTCAACGTCATAGATTTTGCCGGTTTTTGTGCAGATAAAATGATGATGATGACCGAGCTTGCCATCATAGCGCACAACCCCATCGCCCAGCAGGACACGCTGAATTAAGCCTTCCTCGACGAGTAAGTTCAGGTTGCGATAGACCGTACCCAAGCTGATATTAGGAATGACGGCGCGCGCTTGCTCATACACCCAATCTGCTGTGGGATGGTTGTCCGTACCTTGAACGATTTTGAGAATTTCTGCGCGCTGACGCGAATAGCGTTGACCGATTTTCTGCTTTGCCACTGCCATCACTGCTGAAGATTTAGAACGAATCAACTTTTAAGATACGCAAAACATGTAAAAATACCTATCAGTAACCATAATCATTTCTTAATCATTTTTTTCAGCTGTAGGCTTTTGCGCAGCTTTCTCAAAGGTTTCAATCAAAAGTTCAGGTGTGAGCACTTCGGGCAAGACGACAGGTTCATTGAGTTTTCCTGATGGAAAAACCACATAGAGCGGCACACCAGAACGACCAAACTTGCGCAAGAGTTGCGTAATCTCATCATTGCGATTGGTCCAATCGGCTTTGATAGCTACAATACCTAACTCAGCAATTTTCTTTTCTACCGCCTCGGTTTCTATAACGGTTTTCTCTGTAACCTTGCATGTAAAGCACCAATCTGCAGTGAAGTCCACAAAAACCGTTTTGCCTGACTGCACAGCGGTTTCAATGGTGCTCAGCGAAAAGGGCTGCCATGGAATTTTGCTGTCAGTGTGTAGGCTTGTTGCAACAAGCGTCTGGGCGTCGCGCCAGTGCAACTGACGCTCAAACGTGATGATATATGTGCCGACCATGAGCAAGAGTGCGGTTGTCCAAACGATAAACTTGCGTAGCCGTGTCGAGCCATAGTCAATAAACTGACCGACAAGCCAGAATCCGACACTAACTGAGAGCAGCAATACCAGCGCAGCGGTTATGCCTTGGATGCCAAGTTGTGCGCCCAACACCGAAAGGAGCCAAACCACCGTAGCAAAAAGTAGAAAACTCATCACTTGTTTGAAGCGATTCATCCATGGTCCGGGCTTTGGAATAAATTTCAGCCACTCTGGTTTGGCTGCAAATAGAACATACGGTGCAGCAAGTCCGAAGCCGACCATCGTAAAGATGATGAAGATGATGTGAGGCGGTTGTGAGAAAGCAAAGCCTAATGCGCTGCCTAAAAACGGTGCGGTGCAAGGGGTCGCAAGGGTTGTGGCTAAAACGCCATTTGCGAAGGAGCCCCAGAGGTCATGGCGCATCAAGGTTTTGTCTACTTCACCAGAAAGATGCGGCGCAGAAAATTCAAAGACTCCAGCAAGGTTGAGACCGAAAATGAAGATGACCAGCGTCATTATGAGCACAAAAGCGGGAGATTGAAATTGAAAGCCCCAACCGACTTGCTGACCTGCTTGCTGCAACACAATCACCGCAAGGGCTAAAATCCAAAACGATAGGAGCACACCGAGCATAAAGACTAAGCCATGCTTCAGGCTCTCTACTTTGGATTGAGAAGCGTTGCGCACAAGGCTCATCACTTTGAGCGAGAGCACGGGCAAAACACAAGGCATAATGTTGAGAATGATGCCACCGATAAACGCAAAAAGCATGGCAAGTCCAATCGAGAGAGAAGCAGTTTGCGCTTGCGTGTTGAAAGTTTGATTGAGTAAGCTAGTCTGTGCGCGCTCCGTTTGAGGTGCTGTAGAGATTTGGCTGGCAGCCTGCACGCTCGTCTGAATCTCATAGCCTTTTTCGTCGAGCATAACAATGCCACGAAGTTCTACAGATGTTGGCATTGCCCCTTGAAGTGTAACGGGCATGATGACTTTACCATTTTCAACTTTGAATTCATTAAATCGGTAAAGAAAAGCATCATGAGGTTCGGGGAAAAAATCAAGGATACGCTTAGCATCTCGACCACTGAAAGCCAATGAAAGGGTGTATCCATCAAAGAGGGCATGTTCGACTTGCAGTGTGCTCTGCGAAAGCGGTGTAGGCAAGGTGGCTTTTGCGCGTGCAATCAAGGTATTGGCTTCTTCAATATCGCTGGGCTGCAGGCGAGAGAGGTCTAAGGAAACTTTGGCATTGCCGGGCACGCACGATTCTTTGCACACCAGCCAATCGATTGAAGCAGAGATAGAAAGTGCTTTAGGCAACTGCTTTGGGGGGGTGACTTCAGCAAGCAAGATAAGTTCATCACTGTATCCAAACGCAACAAGGTCAGCCTCAATGATTTTGTGCGGTGTTGGAAACTGCAAATCCCCAACGCTAAATCCGTCAGGCAATTGCCATGTGATTCTGGGCGGGAAGCCTGCATCGCCCGGATTTTTCCAATAAAGATGCCAATCTTTTTCAATCTTGAATTTGATAGCTAGCGTGAACGGTTTGGTTAGGTCTGTGCTGTTGGTGTGTAATGAGGGTGTAACGAGGTTTTTACCATCGACGAACTGTGCGTGCAGGTTTGGCGCAATGAGCACGCCTAGCAAAATGAGTAAGAGAAATTTTTTCATGCGTGGTATGTAAAACAGTTGCATTCTGACAAAGTTAAACATTATGCGTGAGTTTATTTATGCATCGCAGATTGCAGATGCAAGTTCTCGGTTGGCGCTTATGTTGGTAGAAATACGCTTGATACCTATTTTTGTTTTCAGCTAAACGCAAAAAATCACCATCTCGTCAAAAACAGCATTGAGACAAACTACACATGATTGAGAGCATGACCGGATACGGCAGAGGAGAATATGCCGAGAACGGTCTTCGCGCTATTGCAGAGATTCGCTCTGTCAATAGCCGTTTTGTAGAGATTTTGGTCAAGTTGCCACGCGAATTCAGCGCGCGTGAGTTAGAGGCGCGAGAACTTGTACGAAAAGAGTTACAGCGTGGAAAAATTTCTCTTTCAGTTCAGCTTGAGCGTGATGCGTTAGTAGCGCCGCCTGTGCGTA is a genomic window of [Chlorobium] sp. 445 containing:
- a CDS encoding thiol:disulfide interchange protein, which produces MFNFVRMQLFYIPRMKKFLLLILLGVLIAPNLHAQFVDGKNLVTPSLHTNSTDLTKPFTLAIKFKIEKDWHLYWKNPGDAGFPPRITWQLPDGFSVGDLQFPTPHKIIEADLVAFGYSDELILLAEVTPPKQLPKALSISASIDWLVCKESCVPGNAKVSLDLSRLQPSDIEEANTLIARAKATLPTPLSQSTLQVEHALFDGYTLSLAFSGRDAKRILDFFPEPHDAFLYRFNEFKVENGKVIMPVTLQGAMPTSVELRGIVMLDEKGYEIQTSVQAASQISTAPQTERAQTSLLNQTFNTQAQTASLSIGLAMLFAFIGGIILNIMPCVLPVLSLKVMSLVRNASQSKVESLKHGLVFMLGVLLSFWILALAVIVLQQAGQQVGWGFQFQSPAFVLIMTLVIFIFGLNLAGVFEFSAPHLSGEVDKTLMRHDLWGSFANGVLATTLATPCTAPFLGSALGFAFSQPPHIIFIIFTMVGFGLAAPYVLFAAKPEWLKFIPKPGPWMNRFKQVMSFLLFATVVWLLSVLGAQLGIQGITAALVLLLSVSVGFWLVGQFIDYGSTRLRKFIVWTTALLLMVGTYIITFERQLHWRDAQTLVATSLHTDSKIPWQPFSLSTIETAVQSGKTVFVDFTADWCFTCKVTEKTVIETEAVEKKIAELGIVAIKADWTNRNDEITQLLRKFGRSGVPLYVVFPSGKLNEPVVLPEVLTPELLIETFEKAAQKPTAEKND
- a CDS encoding transcriptional repressor, which codes for MAVAKQKIGQRYSRQRAEILKIVQGTDNHPTADWVYEQARAVIPNISLGTVYRNLNLLVEEGLIQRVLLGDGVVRYDGKLGHHHHFICTKTGKIYDVELPFDASLLEELAARTGLKATAYKIEFYGET